One window of Calypte anna isolate BGI_N300 chromosome 9, bCalAnn1_v1.p, whole genome shotgun sequence genomic DNA carries:
- the HES1 gene encoding transcription factor HES-1 produces MPADLMEKSSASPVAATPASVNAMPDKPKTAAEHRKSSKPIMEKRRRARINESLGQLKTLILDALKKDSSRHSKLEKADILEMTVKHLRSLQRAQMTAALSTDPTVLGKYRAGFSECMNEVTRFLSTCEGVNTEVRTRLLGHLASCMTQINAMNYPAPPPPPPLPPAAAFGPPLVPPGSSTGPLPGMPCKPGVDAAKVYGGFQLLPASDGQFAFLIPSTAFAPGGAVLPLYGSPPTAATSASPPGPPPGTADSVWRPW; encoded by the exons ATGCCGGCCGACCTGATGGAGAAGAGCAGCGCCTCGCCGGTGGCCGCTACCCCCGCCAGCGTCAATGCGATGCCGGACAAGCCCAAGACGGCGGCGGAGCACCGGAAG TCCTCCAAGCCCATCATGGAGAAACGCCGGCGGGCGCGCATCAATGAGAGCCTGGGGCAGCTGAAGACGCTCATCCTGGACGCGTTGAAGAAGGAT AGCTCGCGGCACTCCAAGCTGGAGAAGGCTGACATCCTGGAGATGACCGTCAAGCACCTGCGGAGCCTCCAGCGTGCGCAGATGACCG CTGCGCTGAGCACGGATCCCACGGTGCTGGGCAAGTACCGCGCCGGCTTCAGTGAGTGCATGAATGAGGTGACACGGTTCCTCTCCACCTGTGAGGGAGTCAACACTGAGGTGCGCACCCGCCTCCTGGGCCATCTGGCCAGCTGCATGACCCAGATCAACGCCATGAACTACCCTGCACCCCCCCCACCGCCCCCGCTGCCACCAGCCGCAGCCTTTGGGCCACCCCTGGTGCCGCCAGGCAGCAGCACGGGGCCACTCCCGGGCATGCCCTGCAAACCGGGCGTTGATGCAGCCAAGGTGTACGGtggcttccagctgctgccGGCATCCGACGGGCAATTTGCTTTTCTgatccccagcactgcctttgcTCCTGGCGGTGCAGTGCTGCCCCTGTATGGCAGCCCACCCACAGCTGCCACCTCTGCCTCGCCACCTGGCCCGCCACCCGGCACAGCCGACTCGGTCTGGAGACCCTGGTGA